A stretch of the Buchananella sp. 14KM1171 genome encodes the following:
- a CDS encoding exonuclease domain-containing protein, giving the protein MDFQGVLVGFDTETTGVDTGSDRIVTAAVVVRSPGRPDEVLTWLADPGVEIPQAASDVHGITTEYARAHGRPAAQVVEEVAAVLAALVSSGGTIVAFNASFDLAILREELHRYGLPTLEERLGGELRAVLDPLVIDRAVDRWRKGKRTLGSLVEHYGIAAPQGDLHTADVDVAATLDVLGAILTQYPEVGARSEAERFEWQRQAHREWAESFNKWLRRQGRDNNLASTQWP; this is encoded by the coding sequence ATGGACTTTCAGGGCGTACTGGTTGGTTTTGACACTGAAACCACCGGCGTGGATACAGGTAGCGACCGAATTGTCACCGCCGCCGTGGTGGTGCGTAGCCCGGGGCGGCCTGACGAGGTGCTTACCTGGCTCGCTGACCCCGGCGTGGAGATCCCGCAGGCGGCGTCCGACGTTCACGGCATCACCACCGAGTACGCCCGCGCCCACGGCAGGCCGGCCGCACAGGTAGTCGAGGAAGTCGCCGCTGTCCTGGCTGCGCTGGTGAGCTCCGGTGGAACGATCGTCGCTTTCAACGCCTCCTTCGACCTAGCGATCCTGCGGGAGGAATTGCACCGCTACGGCCTGCCCACACTGGAGGAGCGCCTGGGTGGGGAACTGCGCGCCGTGCTGGACCCCCTGGTGATAGACCGGGCCGTGGACCGCTGGCGCAAGGGCAAGCGCACCCTCGGTTCCCTGGTGGAGCACTACGGGATCGCCGCCCCGCAAGGGGACCTGCACACGGCCGACGTTGACGTGGCCGCCACTCTGGACGTGCTGGGTGCGATTCTTACGCAATACCCGGAGGTGGGCGCGCGCAGCGAGGCCGAGCGCTTCGAGTGGCAGCGCCAGGCTCACCGTGAGTGGGCCGAGAGCTTCAACAAATGGCTGCGCCGCCAAGGCAG
- a CDS encoding fumarate hydratase yields MAEFLYEDMLPIGEDTTPYRCLTTEGVSVVEGPDGRKFLQVEPAALELLAKEAIHDISHYLRPGHLQQLRNIMEDPEASDNDKFVALDLLKNAHIAAAGVLPMCQDTGTAIIMGKRGQQVLTEGPDELHLSKGIMDAYTNLNLRYSQNAPITMWDERNTGTNLPAQIELYADTAPGHELAYKFLFMAKGGGSANKSYLFQETKAILNPDSMMQFLEAKIRSLGTAACPPYHLAIVVGGTSAEFALKTAKYASARYLDSLPTEGSMAGHGFRDIELEERVLDLTRKIGIGAQFGGKYFCHDVRVIRLPRHGASLPVAIAVSCSADRQAKAKITPEGVFLEQLEFDPGRFLPETTDAELDAATDGVSGTGKGAAVKIDLSRPMDEIRAELSKYPIKTRLSLTGTLIVARDIAHAKIRERLEAGEEMPQYLKDHPVYYAGPAKTPQGMPSGSFGPTTAGRMDAYVDQFQAAGGSMVMLAKGNRSQAVTDACAKHGGFYLGSIGGPAARLAQDCIKKVELLEYPELGMEAIWKIEVEDFPAFIVVDDKGNDFFAHTGEVTLTIGKRPSC; encoded by the coding sequence ATGGCCGAATTCCTGTACGAGGACATGCTGCCGATCGGCGAGGACACCACGCCTTACCGCTGCCTAACCACCGAGGGCGTCAGCGTGGTGGAAGGCCCAGACGGGCGCAAGTTCCTCCAGGTGGAGCCCGCCGCACTGGAGCTGCTGGCCAAGGAGGCCATCCACGACATCTCCCACTACCTGCGCCCCGGCCACCTGCAGCAGCTGCGCAACATTATGGAAGACCCCGAGGCCAGCGACAACGACAAGTTCGTGGCCCTAGACCTACTCAAGAACGCCCACATCGCCGCCGCCGGCGTGCTGCCCATGTGCCAAGACACCGGCACCGCCATCATCATGGGCAAGCGCGGCCAGCAGGTCCTCACCGAGGGCCCCGACGAGCTGCACCTGTCCAAGGGCATCATGGACGCCTACACCAACCTCAACCTGCGCTACTCGCAAAACGCCCCCATCACCATGTGGGACGAGCGCAACACCGGCACCAACCTGCCCGCCCAGATCGAGCTTTACGCGGACACCGCCCCCGGCCACGAGCTGGCCTACAAGTTCCTGTTCATGGCCAAGGGCGGCGGCAGCGCCAACAAGTCCTACCTGTTCCAGGAGACCAAGGCGATCTTGAACCCCGACTCCATGATGCAGTTCCTGGAGGCCAAGATCCGCTCCCTGGGCACGGCGGCCTGCCCGCCCTACCACCTGGCCATCGTGGTGGGTGGCACGTCCGCTGAGTTCGCGCTCAAGACCGCCAAGTACGCCTCCGCCCGCTACCTGGACTCCCTGCCCACTGAAGGTTCCATGGCCGGCCACGGCTTCCGCGACATCGAACTCGAAGAGCGCGTGCTGGACCTGACCCGCAAGATCGGCATCGGCGCCCAGTTTGGCGGCAAGTACTTCTGCCACGACGTGCGCGTGATCCGCCTGCCGCGCCACGGCGCCTCCCTGCCCGTGGCAATCGCCGTGTCCTGCTCCGCCGACCGCCAGGCCAAGGCCAAGATCACCCCCGAGGGCGTGTTCCTGGAGCAGCTCGAGTTCGACCCGGGCCGCTTCCTGCCCGAGACCACCGACGCGGAGCTGGACGCCGCCACCGACGGCGTGAGCGGCACCGGCAAGGGCGCTGCCGTCAAGATCGACCTGAGCCGCCCGATGGACGAGATCCGCGCCGAGCTGTCCAAGTACCCGATCAAGACGCGCCTGTCCCTGACCGGCACGCTGATCGTGGCCCGGGACATCGCGCACGCCAAGATCCGCGAGCGCCTGGAGGCCGGCGAGGAGATGCCGCAATACCTGAAGGACCACCCGGTCTACTACGCGGGCCCGGCCAAGACCCCGCAGGGCATGCCCTCCGGCTCGTTCGGCCCCACCACCGCCGGGCGTATGGACGCCTACGTGGACCAGTTCCAGGCCGCCGGCGGCTCCATGGTGATGCTCGCCAAGGGCAACCGCTCCCAGGCCGTCACCGACGCGTGCGCCAAGCACGGCGGCTTCTACCTGGGCTCCATCGGCGGCCCGGCCGCCCGCCTGGCCCAGGACTGCATCAAGAAGGTGGAGCTGCTGGAGTACCCCGAGCTCGGCATGGAGGCCATCTGGAAGATCGAGGTAGAGGACTTCCCGGCATTCATCGTGGTCGATGACAAGGGCAACGACTTCTTTGCCCACACCGGCGAGGTGACCCTGACCATCGGCAAGCGCCCGTCCTGCTGA
- a CDS encoding GuaB3 family IMP dehydrogenase-related protein, whose translation MNEIEIGRGKRGRRAFSFDDIAVVPSRRTRDPQDVSISWQIDAYHVELPIMAAPMDSVMSPSTAIELGRLGGIGVLDLDGLWTRYEDPTPFFAEIADLPQEQVTRRLQQIYSEPIKKELIAARLAEVRAAGVPVAGKLSPQHTQRYGQAVVDAGVDLFVIRGTTVSAEHVSSRAEPLNLKRFIYELDVPVVVGGVATYTAALHLMRTGAAAVLVGFGGGAAHTTRRALGIHVPMATAIADVAAARRDYLDESGGRYVHIVADGAVGRSGDLVKAFACGADAVMLGSALAKATEAPGRGWHWGAEAHHKRLPRGERVHVGTVGSMREILLGPATQPDGSLNLTGALRQTMATTGYSDLKELQRIDVVVAPYRAG comes from the coding sequence GTGAACGAGATTGAGATTGGCCGCGGTAAGCGCGGGCGGCGGGCGTTTTCCTTCGACGACATTGCGGTGGTCCCGTCCAGGCGCACCCGAGACCCGCAAGATGTGTCTATCTCATGGCAGATCGACGCCTACCACGTGGAACTGCCCATCATGGCGGCCCCTATGGACTCCGTGATGAGCCCATCGACGGCTATCGAGCTTGGCCGCCTGGGCGGCATCGGGGTGCTAGACCTGGACGGGCTCTGGACGCGTTACGAGGACCCCACCCCGTTCTTCGCGGAGATCGCCGACCTGCCGCAGGAGCAGGTCACGCGGCGCCTGCAGCAGATCTACTCGGAGCCGATCAAGAAGGAGCTGATCGCTGCGCGTCTGGCAGAGGTGCGCGCGGCTGGTGTGCCTGTGGCGGGAAAGCTCTCTCCGCAGCACACCCAACGCTACGGGCAGGCAGTGGTGGACGCGGGCGTGGATCTGTTTGTCATCCGCGGCACCACCGTGAGCGCGGAGCACGTCTCTTCCCGCGCGGAACCGCTCAACCTCAAGCGCTTCATCTATGAGCTGGACGTGCCGGTGGTGGTGGGTGGCGTTGCCACCTATACCGCCGCGCTGCACCTCATGCGCACCGGCGCTGCCGCCGTGTTGGTGGGATTCGGGGGCGGTGCTGCGCACACCACCCGCCGCGCGCTTGGTATTCACGTGCCGATGGCTACCGCTATCGCCGACGTTGCCGCCGCCCGCCGCGATTACTTGGATGAGTCGGGTGGCCGCTACGTTCACATCGTGGCCGACGGCGCGGTGGGACGCTCCGGTGACCTGGTGAAGGCTTTTGCTTGTGGCGCCGATGCGGTGATGCTCGGTTCCGCTCTGGCCAAGGCCACCGAGGCGCCGGGGCGGGGCTGGCACTGGGGTGCCGAGGCGCACCACAAGCGGCTGCCGCGCGGCGAGCGCGTCCACGTGGGCACGGTGGGCAGTATGCGGGAGATCCTGCTCGGTCCCGCCACCCAGCCCGATGGTTCTCTCAACCTGACGGGGGCGCTGCGCCAGACGATGGCGACCACGGGATACAGCGACTTGAAGGAATTGCAGCGGATTGATGTTGTCGTTGCGCCCTACCGTGCCGGGTAA
- a CDS encoding HPr family phosphocarrier protein yields the protein MAQRTAKIGSKVGLHARPAATFVAAVNEHDFDIEIALEGGEPVDASSILGVMTLGAGFGDVVVLSSDDEGAEAVLDELAALLETDLDA from the coding sequence ATGGCACAGCGCACCGCCAAGATTGGGTCCAAGGTTGGCCTGCACGCCCGCCCGGCCGCCACGTTCGTCGCAGCCGTTAACGAGCACGACTTTGACATCGAGATCGCCCTGGAAGGCGGCGAGCCTGTGGACGCCTCCTCGATCCTGGGAGTGATGACGCTGGGCGCCGGATTCGGCGATGTGGTTGTCCTGTCCAGCGACGACGAGGGCGCTGAGGCTGTCCTCGACGAGTTGGCGGCCCTGCTGGAGACCGACCTGGACGCCTGA